One part of the Geothrix edaphica genome encodes these proteins:
- a CDS encoding DUF302 domain-containing protein, with the protein MSYCMTKILKGDPAEVDAKVRKALADQGFGILSEIDVEATLRAKLGAEVGLYRILGACNPAFAKGALELEPRVGVMLPCNVILRGVEGGIELSFVDPVASMAAIDNPGLKHHAEAVRAKLQEAFKQTL; encoded by the coding sequence ATGAGCTACTGCATGACCAAGATCCTGAAGGGCGATCCGGCGGAGGTGGACGCGAAGGTGAGGAAGGCCCTGGCGGACCAGGGCTTCGGCATCCTCTCCGAGATCGACGTGGAGGCGACCCTGCGCGCCAAGCTCGGCGCGGAAGTGGGCCTCTACCGGATCCTGGGGGCCTGCAACCCCGCCTTTGCCAAGGGGGCCCTGGAACTGGAACCGCGCGTGGGCGTTATGCTGCCCTGCAACGTGATCCTGCGGGGTGTCGAGGGTGGCATCGAGCTCTCGTTTGTGGATCCGGTTGCCTCCATGGCGGCCATCGACAACCCAGGCCTCAAACACCATGCCGAGGCGGTGCGGGCGAAGCTCCAGGAGGCCTTCAAGCAGACGCTCTGA
- a CDS encoding aminotransferase class I/II-fold pyridoxal phosphate-dependent enzyme — protein MTIRLTDLGKAVLETEYAVRGPIVARAAELEKQGREVIYCNIGNPQSLGQKPLTWNRQILALCEYPALMELAPTAFPADVIEAARAILAGTKHGLGAYSESRGVRFIREAVAEFILERDHIGVDPDAIFLTDGASKGVQTALRLLISGPQDGIMVPIPQYPLYSATITLYEGRMVPYFLDEANGWKLSRTMLEASLAQAKAEGTHVKAICVINPGNPTGAVLDEANIEMVIGFARDHGLTILADEVYQENIYLPGDEFVSFAKVLHQLEARDVSLFSFHSCSKGFLGECGVRGGYFEFRNVPEDVAAQILKLQSVSLCANLAGQAATYAMVRPPKPGMPSHGQYAAEKTAILDTLKQRAILLAEGLNRIEGITCNVIAGAMYAFPSISLPPGRTDFDYAMALLEQTGICVVPGSGFGQAEGTAHFRTTILPPTDKLQKVVQALGEFHRTFR, from the coding sequence ATGACCATCCGATTGACCGACTTGGGCAAGGCCGTCCTCGAGACCGAATACGCTGTGCGGGGGCCCATCGTGGCCCGGGCGGCGGAGCTGGAGAAGCAGGGCCGCGAGGTCATCTACTGCAACATCGGCAACCCCCAGTCCCTGGGCCAGAAGCCCCTCACCTGGAACCGGCAGATCCTGGCCCTCTGCGAGTACCCGGCGCTCATGGAGCTGGCGCCCACCGCCTTCCCGGCGGACGTGATCGAAGCCGCCCGGGCCATCCTGGCCGGCACGAAGCATGGCCTCGGGGCCTACAGCGAAAGCCGGGGCGTGCGCTTCATCCGCGAGGCCGTGGCCGAGTTCATCCTGGAGCGCGACCATATCGGCGTGGACCCCGATGCCATCTTCCTCACGGATGGCGCCAGCAAGGGCGTGCAGACCGCCCTGCGCCTGCTCATCAGCGGTCCGCAGGACGGCATCATGGTCCCCATCCCCCAGTACCCGCTCTATTCGGCCACCATTACGCTCTACGAGGGGCGCATGGTGCCCTACTTCCTGGATGAGGCCAACGGCTGGAAGCTGAGCCGCACCATGCTGGAAGCCTCCCTGGCCCAGGCGAAGGCCGAGGGCACCCACGTGAAGGCCATCTGCGTCATCAATCCCGGCAACCCCACGGGCGCGGTGCTGGACGAGGCCAACATCGAGATGGTCATCGGCTTCGCCAGGGACCACGGGCTGACGATCCTGGCCGACGAGGTCTACCAGGAGAACATCTACCTCCCGGGCGACGAGTTCGTGTCCTTCGCCAAGGTGCTCCACCAGCTGGAGGCGAGGGACGTCTCCCTCTTCAGCTTCCACTCCTGCTCCAAGGGCTTCCTGGGCGAGTGCGGGGTGCGGGGCGGCTACTTCGAGTTCCGGAATGTGCCCGAGGACGTGGCCGCGCAGATCCTGAAGCTGCAGAGCGTGAGCCTCTGCGCCAACCTCGCCGGCCAGGCGGCCACCTACGCCATGGTGCGCCCCCCGAAGCCCGGCATGCCCTCCCACGGCCAGTACGCGGCGGAGAAGACGGCCATCCTGGACACGCTGAAGCAGCGCGCCATCCTGCTGGCCGAGGGCCTGAACCGCATCGAGGGGATCACCTGCAACGTGATCGCGGGGGCCATGTACGCCTTCCCCAGCATCTCCCTGCCCCCCGGCCGCACGGACTTCGACTACGCCATGGCCCTGCTGGAACAGACGGGCATCTGCGTGGTGCCGGGCTCCGGCTTCGGCCAGGCCGAGGGCACCGCGCACTTCCGCACCACCATCCTGCCGCCCACGGACAAACTCCAGAAGGTGGTGCAGGCTCTCGGCGAGTTCCACCGCACCTTCCGCTAG
- a CDS encoding tetratricopeptide repeat protein yields the protein MRVRVLPLLFGAALLLAGEDPFEAPPELQAFARQQTMAKEGVPAKVSALLKAFFSPPEEGGLGIAYDNAYTRTPKEVWRDRKANCLSLTALCVGACKSIGLPVRYGEPLRISRWRRVGATVRFERHVVAVVQCGTPGQELVADFLPEVRRVSLLIAPLEPTRVLALFHSNRAVELMAENRIEDALASAHQSIQVDPGLGVGWNILGVVQRAQGLDVEAEASFRKALAVDPKDGAPCGNLENLLRAQGRVEEAQGYRERGLEIRKRDPFFNAFLAEEALGDQQWDEAARRVKQAIKLLPMEPEFYWIQARVALAQGRTKDAIKSLEKARKWAQPEAQARFDSKLTLLRNIRPD from the coding sequence ATGCGTGTGCGCGTCCTGCCCCTGTTGTTTGGCGCTGCGCTGTTGCTGGCCGGGGAGGACCCTTTTGAGGCCCCGCCCGAACTCCAGGCCTTTGCTCGACAGCAGACCATGGCCAAAGAAGGCGTTCCAGCCAAGGTCTCGGCTCTGCTCAAGGCCTTCTTCTCGCCCCCCGAGGAGGGCGGGCTGGGGATCGCCTATGACAACGCCTACACCAGAACCCCCAAGGAAGTGTGGCGGGATCGCAAAGCCAACTGCCTCAGTCTCACCGCGCTCTGTGTTGGTGCCTGCAAATCCATCGGTCTCCCGGTGCGGTACGGCGAACCTCTGCGGATCAGCCGCTGGCGGCGGGTGGGGGCGACGGTCCGGTTCGAACGGCACGTGGTGGCCGTGGTGCAGTGTGGAACCCCGGGCCAGGAGCTGGTGGCCGACTTCCTGCCGGAGGTGCGGCGGGTCAGCCTCCTCATCGCGCCGCTGGAACCCACGCGGGTGCTCGCCCTCTTCCACAGCAACCGGGCCGTCGAGCTGATGGCGGAAAACCGCATCGAGGATGCCCTGGCCTCGGCCCACCAGTCCATCCAGGTGGATCCGGGCCTGGGCGTGGGTTGGAACATCCTAGGGGTGGTCCAGCGGGCCCAGGGGCTGGATGTCGAGGCCGAAGCCTCCTTCCGGAAGGCCCTGGCGGTGGATCCCAAGGACGGCGCCCCCTGCGGGAACCTGGAGAACCTCCTGCGGGCCCAGGGCCGGGTGGAGGAGGCGCAGGGCTATCGGGAGCGCGGACTGGAGATCCGGAAGCGCGATCCGTTCTTCAACGCCTTCCTGGCCGAGGAGGCTCTTGGCGACCAGCAGTGGGACGAGGCGGCCCGGCGCGTCAAGCAGGCCATCAAGCTCCTTCCCATGGAACCCGAGTTCTACTGGATCCAGGCCCGGGTGGCCCTGGCCCAGGGACGGACGAAGGATGCCATCAAGTCCCTGGAGAAGGCCCGGAAGTGGGCCCAGCCGGAAGCGCAGGCCCGCTTCGACAGCAAGCTCACGCTGCTGAGGAACATCCGGCCGGACTGA
- a CDS encoding cation diffusion facilitator family transporter, with protein MADHPHHHGPSTTGRLAWSAGIFFVSFVLQGLGGWWTGSIGLVSDSLENLNDVLVNSLGILSLWLANRRDPDDRWTFGWHRLEVFNSLVGVGFLLFLAGAVGWEALARFRHPVPIQTGWVLVFSSLGLLLNILATVVLVPRDRSLLERDANLKAAYLHAFADSLTSISLVGSMVLIRLTGWRWVDPAIALVILLVILRGAVLLLRDAVGILMHRAAFEHEAVKAELMGLPGVLGVEDFRSWKMCSHLTIATAHIIVEGDRLGDTEAHLERIEHLLWERHGVRHLTVHFETREMADRHHHRFDHRHEAEADHHH; from the coding sequence ATGGCCGACCATCCTCACCATCACGGGCCCAGCACCACCGGGCGCCTCGCCTGGAGCGCCGGGATCTTCTTCGTCAGCTTCGTCCTCCAGGGGCTCGGTGGCTGGTGGACGGGTTCCATCGGCCTGGTCAGTGACAGCCTGGAGAACCTGAACGATGTCCTGGTGAACAGCCTGGGCATCCTGAGCCTCTGGCTGGCCAACCGGCGCGACCCCGACGACCGTTGGACCTTCGGCTGGCACCGCCTGGAGGTGTTCAACAGCCTGGTGGGCGTGGGGTTCCTGCTGTTCCTCGCCGGGGCCGTGGGCTGGGAGGCCCTGGCCCGGTTCCGCCATCCCGTGCCCATCCAGACGGGCTGGGTGCTGGTGTTCTCCAGCCTCGGCCTGCTCCTGAACATCCTGGCCACGGTGGTGCTGGTGCCCCGGGACCGCAGCCTGCTGGAGCGGGATGCCAACCTGAAGGCCGCCTACCTGCATGCCTTCGCAGACAGCCTCACCAGCATCTCCCTGGTGGGGAGCATGGTCCTCATCCGGCTCACGGGCTGGCGCTGGGTGGATCCGGCCATCGCGCTCGTGATCCTGCTGGTCATCCTGCGTGGGGCCGTGCTGCTGCTGCGGGATGCCGTGGGCATCCTCATGCACCGCGCCGCCTTCGAGCACGAGGCCGTGAAGGCGGAGCTGATGGGCCTGCCGGGTGTGCTGGGCGTGGAGGACTTCCGCAGCTGGAAGATGTGCAGCCACCTCACCATCGCCACGGCCCACATCATCGTGGAGGGCGACCGGCTGGGGGACACCGAGGCCCACCTGGAGCGGATCGAGCACCTGCTCTGGGAGCGCCACGGCGTCCGCCACCTCACGGTGCACTTCGAGACCCGGGAGATGGCGGACCGCCACCACCACCGGTTCGATCATCGGCACGAGGCGGAGGCAGACCATCACCACTAG
- a CDS encoding SDR family NAD(P)-dependent oxidoreductase, translated as MRPEHPIVLITGASSGFGEAMARLLAAQGCHLALGARRVERVQALASELSKAHGVKVFAGAVDTRHTASVDTFVAEAAAALGGLHVLVANAGLASGTYKLWETPDEDLEAMMRTNVEGVVKTIRAGLPHIRQAGWGHVFFIGSTAGHQPYEGGSVYCASKFGVKAMAQSLRLEVNGEQIRVTSVDPGMAETEFSNVRLKDGDKAKAVYQGVKPLTAMDVAECVRWCLMLPDHVNIDEILVKCVDQAAVHKLHRRA; from the coding sequence ATGCGTCCCGAGCATCCCATCGTCCTCATCACCGGCGCCTCCAGCGGCTTCGGCGAAGCCATGGCGCGGCTGCTGGCCGCCCAGGGCTGCCACCTGGCCCTGGGCGCCCGCCGCGTGGAGCGCGTGCAGGCCCTGGCGAGCGAGCTCAGCAAGGCCCACGGCGTGAAGGTCTTCGCCGGGGCCGTGGATACCCGCCACACCGCCAGCGTGGACACCTTCGTGGCCGAGGCCGCGGCGGCGCTGGGTGGGCTGCATGTGCTGGTCGCCAATGCAGGCCTGGCCAGCGGCACCTACAAGCTGTGGGAGACGCCGGACGAGGACCTGGAAGCCATGATGCGGACCAACGTCGAGGGCGTGGTGAAGACGATCCGTGCGGGCCTGCCGCACATTCGCCAGGCGGGCTGGGGCCATGTGTTCTTCATCGGCTCCACGGCCGGCCACCAGCCCTACGAGGGCGGCAGCGTCTACTGCGCATCGAAGTTCGGCGTGAAGGCCATGGCGCAGAGCCTGCGCCTGGAAGTGAACGGCGAGCAGATCCGCGTCACCTCTGTGGACCCGGGCATGGCCGAGACCGAGTTCTCCAACGTGCGTCTCAAGGACGGCGACAAGGCCAAGGCCGTCTACCAGGGCGTGAAGCCCCTCACCGCCATGGATGTGGCCGAGTGCGTGCGCTGGTGCCTCATGCTCCCGGATCATGTGAACATCGACGAGATCCTCGTGAAGTGCGTCGACCAGGCCGCCGTCCACAAGCTGCACCGGCGAGCGTAG
- a CDS encoding tetratricopeptide repeat protein, translating into MKKVSLRPTADILLIVLMVLLSLEGFRRDPAFGWILPLTAAAGTWLGWAIRQAWVYPARLARAETLWAAGGPASAVAERLSRTPLATGELGYRIGLLRSAANQALGYRDRAWLDALDAQLSRLPLWKRLVVSRAFRRLPDLPSARRLAWGERLIRLAPRLARLRHLQGLLLLRSGRGDALHEAWGHFEAALPLAWDDPLVLEDLMLAGLQHGREDMAERALAVLVSRHGDPRLPWDRGAAAMHLLRNGRPAEALALIAGLPHDHRRDQPLLWLAESVSRRRLGDLEGAWQVAEAAVEHLPEAFRLWMERYQIALELRRDAEALGSLERARGALPADAEGAALRDEWLLRRAEFAFWWEDDPAAARALLEQVPPEGQGDHHPPLLLQVRVALGEYEAAYGEVAALLREGPRDPDLLMLQADCLAGMEAWEALLPYLDSLGEACREQGDFWHLRGLARANLGEHVPARLDLERAVRMDPRNLRYLLDAGHGCAEVGDWDRAESYWRQALQVDGEAEEALIHLAEARRELDDLEGARRYLRECLLHHPDSAEAQARLAELEAN; encoded by the coding sequence ATGAAGAAGGTCTCCCTGCGCCCCACGGCGGACATCCTGCTGATCGTGCTGATGGTCCTCCTGTCCCTGGAAGGATTCCGCCGCGACCCGGCCTTCGGCTGGATCCTGCCCCTCACCGCGGCGGCCGGGACCTGGCTGGGCTGGGCGATCCGGCAGGCCTGGGTCTACCCTGCGCGGCTGGCCCGGGCCGAGACCCTGTGGGCTGCGGGCGGGCCCGCCTCCGCCGTGGCGGAGCGCCTGTCCCGCACGCCCCTCGCCACCGGGGAGCTGGGCTACCGGATCGGCCTGTTGCGGAGCGCCGCCAACCAGGCCCTGGGCTATCGGGACCGGGCCTGGCTGGATGCCCTGGATGCGCAGCTCTCCCGCCTGCCCCTCTGGAAGCGCCTGGTGGTGTCCCGGGCCTTCCGCCGGCTCCCGGACCTGCCCTCGGCCCGCCGCCTGGCCTGGGGGGAGCGCCTGATTCGCCTGGCCCCTCGCCTGGCCCGGCTGCGCCACCTCCAGGGCCTCCTCCTGCTGCGCTCCGGCCGCGGGGACGCCCTGCACGAAGCCTGGGGCCACTTCGAGGCGGCCCTGCCCCTGGCCTGGGATGACCCGCTGGTGCTCGAGGACCTGATGCTGGCCGGACTCCAGCACGGACGGGAGGACATGGCGGAACGCGCCCTGGCCGTGCTGGTCTCCCGGCATGGCGATCCCCGCCTGCCCTGGGACCGGGGGGCCGCCGCCATGCACCTGCTGCGCAACGGCCGGCCGGCAGAGGCCCTGGCCCTCATCGCGGGTCTTCCCCACGACCATCGCCGCGACCAGCCTCTGCTCTGGCTCGCGGAAAGCGTGTCCCGCCGGCGCCTGGGGGATCTCGAGGGCGCCTGGCAGGTGGCGGAAGCGGCGGTCGAGCACCTCCCGGAGGCCTTCCGGCTCTGGATGGAGCGGTACCAGATCGCCCTGGAGCTGCGGCGGGACGCGGAGGCCCTCGGCAGCCTGGAACGGGCCCGGGGCGCCTTGCCGGCCGATGCGGAAGGCGCGGCCCTCCGTGACGAGTGGCTGCTCCGCCGGGCTGAGTTCGCCTTCTGGTGGGAGGACGATCCCGCGGCCGCCAGGGCGCTGCTGGAACAGGTCCCTCCCGAAGGCCAGGGCGACCACCACCCGCCCCTCCTCCTGCAGGTCCGGGTGGCCCTGGGGGAGTACGAGGCCGCCTACGGGGAAGTCGCCGCCCTGCTCCGGGAGGGCCCCCGCGACCCGGACCTCCTCATGCTCCAGGCCGACTGCCTCGCCGGCATGGAGGCCTGGGAGGCCCTGCTGCCCTACCTGGACAGCCTGGGCGAGGCCTGCCGGGAACAGGGGGATTTCTGGCACCTGCGGGGCCTGGCCCGCGCCAACCTGGGTGAACACGTGCCCGCGCGCCTGGATCTGGAGCGCGCCGTGCGCATGGACCCCCGGAACCTCCGCTACCTGCTGGACGCGGGCCATGGCTGCGCCGAAGTGGGCGACTGGGACCGGGCCGAGAGCTACTGGCGGCAGGCCCTCCAGGTCGATGGCGAGGCTGAGGAGGCCCTGATCCACCTCGCCGAGGCCCGGCGGGAACTGGACGATCTCGAAGGAGCCCGCCGCTACCTCCGCGAATGTCTCCTGCACCATCCCGACAGCGCGGAGGCCCAGGCCCGGCTCGCGGAACTGGAGGCCAACTGA
- a CDS encoding SPFH domain-containing protein, with product MGLMDWGKAQFLDILEWLDDSNDTLAWRFPMRGQEIQNGGKLVVRESQEAVFVNEGQLADVFKPGTHNLTTQNLPILATLKGWKYGFESPFKSDVYFISTKLYNDLKWGTSNPIMMRDADFGMLRIRAFGIYTIKVVDSGTFLKQLVGTNGVYTVPDISEQLRKTIMSRFTDTLGEAKIPALDLAAKYDEISDLVKQKLQDEFKTMGLELSKFFVENISLPEEVEAMMDKRTGVGMMAPVMGAYTQMQVADSIPLAAQNPGGVAGMGMGVGLGFGMGNMMGQQMTGAAQQMGQQGFPAGNAPAPAAPAAPAKSLKDELTDLKELFDGQLITQAEFDAQRAAILKKHGMGS from the coding sequence ATGGGTCTGATGGACTGGGGCAAAGCCCAATTCCTCGACATCCTCGAATGGCTGGATGATTCCAACGACACCCTGGCCTGGCGCTTCCCCATGCGGGGCCAGGAGATCCAGAACGGCGGCAAGCTGGTCGTGCGGGAAAGCCAGGAGGCCGTCTTCGTCAACGAGGGCCAGCTGGCGGACGTGTTCAAGCCCGGCACGCACAACCTGACCACCCAGAACCTGCCCATCCTCGCCACGCTGAAGGGCTGGAAATACGGCTTCGAGAGCCCCTTCAAGAGCGATGTCTACTTCATCTCCACCAAGCTCTACAACGACCTGAAGTGGGGCACCTCGAACCCCATCATGATGCGCGACGCCGACTTCGGCATGCTGCGCATCCGGGCCTTCGGCATCTATACCATCAAGGTCGTGGACAGCGGCACCTTCCTCAAGCAGCTGGTGGGCACCAACGGCGTCTACACCGTGCCCGACATCAGTGAGCAGCTCCGCAAGACCATCATGAGCCGCTTCACCGACACTCTGGGCGAGGCCAAGATCCCCGCCCTCGACTTGGCCGCGAAGTACGACGAGATCTCCGACCTGGTGAAGCAGAAGCTCCAGGACGAGTTCAAGACCATGGGCCTGGAGCTGTCCAAGTTCTTCGTGGAGAACATCAGCCTCCCCGAGGAAGTGGAGGCCATGATGGACAAGCGCACCGGCGTGGGCATGATGGCCCCGGTCATGGGCGCCTACACGCAGATGCAGGTGGCCGACAGCATCCCCCTGGCCGCCCAGAACCCCGGCGGCGTGGCCGGCATGGGCATGGGCGTGGGCCTGGGCTTCGGCATGGGCAACATGATGGGCCAGCAGATGACCGGCGCCGCCCAGCAGATGGGCCAGCAGGGCTTCCCCGCCGGCAACGCCCCCGCCCCCGCGGCGCCTGCGGCCCCCGCGAAATCCCTCAAGGATGAGCTCACGGACCTCAAGGAGCTCTTCGACGGCCAGCTCATCACCCAGGCCGAGTTCGACGCCCAGCGCGCCGCCATCCTGAAGAAGCACGGAATGGGCAGCTGA
- a CDS encoding acyl-CoA dehydrogenase family protein: MLGFSLSPEQLAEKERAHTFAEKIMRPVARKYDETGEWAVDVYKAAWDQGYLQALVPEDCGGPGAKQVEEAIVCEELAWGCAGLYTSIMANGLAMTPLLVAASPEQKKKWLGMLAEEPKFAAFSLSEPNAGSDAGGMSCRAEKKGDKYIINGTKCYCTNGGYADWYALFCSTDPSKGARGTSCIVVPRDTPGLVVGRAMDKMGQRASNQVELYFNDAEVPVENLLGKEGMGFVIAMKTLDQTRAAVAAGGVGVARAAFEIALDYAKTRIQFGQPIFANQAISFMLADMAKKIEASRLLTWQAAWMTDHGIKNSKQSAIAKTFATDTAMEVSTDAVQILGGNGYSRDYLVEKCMRDAKLLQIYEGTNQIQRLVIAKEIQQGN; the protein is encoded by the coding sequence ATGCTCGGTTTCTCCCTTTCCCCTGAACAGCTGGCCGAAAAAGAGCGGGCCCACACCTTCGCCGAGAAGATCATGCGGCCCGTGGCGCGCAAGTACGACGAGACCGGCGAGTGGGCCGTGGATGTCTACAAGGCGGCCTGGGACCAGGGCTACCTCCAGGCCCTGGTGCCTGAGGACTGCGGCGGCCCCGGCGCCAAGCAGGTCGAGGAGGCCATCGTCTGCGAGGAGCTGGCGTGGGGTTGCGCCGGCCTCTACACCTCCATCATGGCCAACGGCCTCGCCATGACGCCCCTGCTCGTCGCGGCTTCCCCCGAGCAGAAGAAGAAGTGGCTGGGCATGCTCGCGGAAGAGCCCAAGTTTGCGGCCTTCTCTCTGTCCGAGCCCAATGCCGGTTCTGACGCCGGCGGCATGAGCTGCCGCGCCGAGAAGAAGGGCGACAAGTACATCATCAACGGCACCAAGTGCTACTGCACCAATGGCGGCTACGCCGACTGGTACGCCCTCTTCTGCAGCACCGATCCCAGCAAGGGCGCCCGCGGCACCAGCTGCATCGTGGTGCCCCGGGACACGCCGGGCCTGGTGGTGGGCCGGGCCATGGACAAGATGGGCCAGCGCGCCTCCAACCAGGTGGAGCTCTACTTCAACGATGCCGAAGTGCCCGTGGAGAACCTCCTGGGCAAGGAGGGCATGGGCTTCGTCATCGCCATGAAGACCCTGGACCAGACCCGCGCCGCCGTGGCCGCCGGGGGCGTGGGCGTGGCCCGGGCCGCCTTCGAGATCGCGCTGGACTACGCCAAGACCCGCATCCAGTTCGGCCAGCCCATCTTCGCCAACCAGGCCATCAGCTTCATGCTGGCGGACATGGCCAAGAAGATCGAGGCCAGCCGCCTGCTCACCTGGCAGGCCGCCTGGATGACCGACCACGGCATCAAGAACTCCAAGCAGAGCGCCATCGCCAAGACCTTCGCCACCGACACCGCCATGGAGGTCAGCACCGACGCCGTGCAGATCCTCGGCGGCAACGGCTACAGCCGCGACTACCTGGTGGAGAAGTGCATGCGCGACGCCAAGCTGCTCCAGATCTATGAAGGGACGAACCAGATCCAGCGGCTGGTTATCGCCAAGGAAATCCAGCAGGGCAACTAG
- a CDS encoding 3-oxoacyl-ACP synthase III family protein: MRSVITGTGIGVPPHIVTNEALSRLMDTSDEWIRVRSGIQERRYAETGQGSTDLGVIAARAAIAKAGLGMGDIDAVVFATMTPDHVLPGNGPLLQAALGLRTDLPTFDLRQQCSGFLYGLELADLLIQSGRYRRVLLVGAEVHTAFMPWHLGWNTLIGQSTREITEAERAENTLSRDRTVLFGDGAGAVVIEARDGEAGILKTRLFTDGTGAGVLTMTGASFKRRPFVTAEQIQAGETIPVMSGKEVFKSAVTLMPQAVREVCAEAGVAVEDLDLVLIHQANLRIIEGVQKALGLTPEKVPHNIERYGNTTAATLPILLHECLEDGRIQPGMLVAFTALGSGLHWGAALYRA, translated from the coding sequence ATGCGAAGCGTCATCACCGGAACCGGCATCGGCGTGCCTCCGCATATCGTGACCAACGAGGCCCTGTCCCGGCTCATGGACACGTCGGATGAATGGATCCGGGTCCGCAGCGGCATCCAGGAGCGGCGCTATGCGGAAACGGGCCAGGGTTCCACGGATCTCGGCGTCATCGCGGCCCGGGCCGCCATCGCCAAGGCGGGCCTCGGCATGGGCGACATCGACGCGGTGGTCTTCGCCACCATGACGCCGGACCATGTGCTGCCAGGCAACGGGCCGCTGCTCCAGGCCGCCCTGGGGCTCCGCACCGATCTCCCGACGTTCGACCTCCGCCAGCAGTGCAGCGGCTTCCTCTACGGATTGGAGCTGGCCGACCTCCTCATCCAGAGCGGCCGCTACCGGCGGGTCCTGCTCGTCGGCGCCGAGGTGCACACGGCCTTCATGCCCTGGCACCTGGGCTGGAATACCCTCATCGGCCAGTCCACCCGGGAGATCACCGAGGCCGAACGCGCGGAGAACACCCTCAGCCGCGACCGGACGGTGCTCTTCGGGGACGGCGCCGGCGCCGTGGTGATCGAGGCGCGGGACGGCGAGGCGGGCATCCTGAAGACCCGGCTCTTCACGGACGGCACCGGCGCCGGCGTACTGACGATGACCGGCGCCAGCTTCAAGCGGCGGCCCTTCGTGACCGCTGAGCAGATCCAGGCCGGCGAGACCATCCCCGTCATGTCCGGCAAGGAAGTCTTCAAGTCCGCCGTGACCCTCATGCCCCAGGCGGTGCGCGAGGTCTGCGCCGAGGCCGGCGTAGCCGTGGAGGACCTGGACCTGGTGCTGATCCACCAGGCCAACCTGCGCATCATCGAGGGCGTGCAGAAGGCCCTGGGGCTGACGCCGGAGAAGGTCCCCCACAACATCGAACGCTACGGCAACACCACCGCCGCCACGCTGCCCATCCTCCTCCATGAATGCCTGGAGGACGGGCGGATCCAGCCCGGCATGCTCGTGGCCTTCACCGCGCTCGGCTCCGGCCTGCACTGGGGCGCCGCCCTCTACCGGGCCTGA
- a CDS encoding cold-shock protein, which yields MSEGTVKWFNAEKGFGFITPDEGGADIFVHYSALQSKGFRTLDEKQRVSFDVVQGPKGPQAANVIKI from the coding sequence ATGTCCGAAGGCACCGTCAAGTGGTTCAACGCCGAGAAGGGATTCGGCTTCATCACCCCGGATGAGGGTGGCGCCGACATTTTCGTCCACTACTCCGCGCTCCAGTCCAAGGGCTTCCGCACCCTGGATGAGAAACAGCGCGTCAGTTTCGATGTGGTGCAGGGCCCCAAGGGTCCCCAGGCCGCGAACGTCATCAAGATCTGA
- a CDS encoding formyltransferase family protein: protein MPSPSAVVCAYSSVGTAALEGLLEAGVAVKALYTYAQGADERWFTPPAAVAEAHGIPVRLAPSFNTDEVFEAIRAHQPDFLFSFYFREMIQARFLELPRLGAYNLHGSLLPKYRGRAPLNWVLVKGETETGVTLHAMTPKPDDGHIVAQARLPIDWDETALSLTLKAADAGRGLVREAAPGLADGSLPRIDQKTLGPSTYFGGRKPADSRLDFAMTAGEAFNQIRAVADPWPNAFLETAEGSVKVAWALPTELPCPAGCFRSSREGVLLGFADGALRIHTLKVDGARLERPSEQAMALRLLGVPQS, encoded by the coding sequence ATGCCGAGCCCAAGCGCCGTCGTGTGCGCCTATTCCAGCGTGGGGACCGCGGCCCTGGAGGGGCTGCTGGAGGCCGGAGTCGCGGTGAAGGCCCTGTACACCTACGCCCAGGGGGCCGACGAGCGGTGGTTCACGCCTCCCGCCGCCGTGGCCGAGGCCCATGGCATCCCGGTCCGCCTGGCGCCCAGCTTCAATACCGATGAGGTCTTCGAGGCCATCCGCGCCCACCAGCCGGACTTCCTCTTCAGCTTCTACTTCCGGGAGATGATCCAGGCGCGATTCCTGGAGCTCCCGCGGCTCGGCGCCTACAACCTGCACGGCAGCCTGCTGCCGAAGTACCGGGGACGGGCCCCCCTCAACTGGGTGCTGGTGAAGGGCGAGACCGAGACAGGCGTCACCCTCCACGCCATGACCCCCAAGCCGGATGATGGCCACATCGTGGCCCAGGCCCGCCTGCCCATCGACTGGGACGAGACGGCGCTGAGCCTCACCCTCAAGGCGGCGGACGCCGGCCGGGGGCTGGTGCGCGAAGCGGCTCCCGGCCTGGCGGACGGCAGCCTGCCCCGCATCGACCAGAAGACCCTCGGTCCCTCCACCTACTTCGGCGGCCGGAAGCCCGCCGACTCCCGCCTCGACTTCGCCATGACCGCCGGAGAGGCCTTCAACCAGATCCGCGCCGTGGCCGACCCCTGGCCCAACGCCTTCCTTGAGACCGCCGAAGGATCCGTGAAGGTGGCCTGGGCGCTGCCCACGGAGCTGCCCTGCCCCGCAGGCTGTTTCCGAAGTTCGCGGGAGGGCGTGCTGCTGGGGTTCGCCGATGGCGCCCTGCGGATCCACACCTTGAAAGTGGATGGCGCCCGCCTGGAGCGCCCCAGCGAGCAGGCCATGGCCCTCCGGCTTCTGGGTGTGCCCCAGAGTTGA